A single genomic interval of Antarcticibacterium arcticum harbors:
- a CDS encoding LamG-like jellyroll fold domain-containing protein, with product MKNYIKSSLYLLLLVFGFSSCEYDGIDPITAVDPGPDAGAPQITILYPTEGTTIQIPGAVAAINIRLEVVDDIEVDKIEVMVNGNQIAMFDEFLDYRIVKRTIAFDNVTNGEHTLTVRATDISGNVTTKEVNFSKEPPYSPKYAGEFFYMPYDGDFMELVNIYTAEEIGNPRTSTTSFLGTGSYRGVADSYINVPLNDADLGNEFSAAFWYKLSADEARAGILVAGDDATDRKQGFRLFREGSGTTQTIKLNVGTGTGESWNDGGSIDVTGEWVHIAFSISATESILYVNGMPLRTGTMSAPIDWTGVEELTVGAGGETFSYWNHKSDTNSLIDELRLFNNVLSQSDIQNLINASAVTLHMPFDGQFKDMVSNREVTVVGTPGFAGESKKGSDAYAGAADSYLTLPSAGLLGEEFSATFWYKLNADPNRAGIIVVGPEDSGNAGFPQTQNNRKFGFRFFRENGAAGHQRFKLNVGNGTADTWVDGGAAADVANDAGWVHLAFTISRTSAIVYINGVAVKESAFSGIDWTGTDLVSIMSGAPRFTEWGHLSDQSYMDELRFYNKVLTPTEIQDAMSN from the coding sequence ATGAAAAATTATATAAAATCTTCTCTTTATCTATTGCTTCTCGTTTTTGGGTTTTCCTCCTGCGAGTATGATGGGATTGATCCTATTACCGCAGTAGACCCAGGACCCGATGCCGGTGCTCCTCAAATTACAATTTTATACCCTACTGAAGGGACTACTATACAAATCCCCGGCGCTGTAGCTGCTATCAACATTAGACTGGAAGTTGTAGATGATATTGAGGTAGATAAAATTGAGGTAATGGTAAATGGAAATCAAATAGCGATGTTTGATGAGTTTTTAGATTACCGGATTGTAAAGAGAACCATAGCATTTGATAATGTTACCAATGGGGAACATACCCTTACGGTAAGAGCTACAGATATTTCAGGGAATGTTACTACCAAAGAGGTGAATTTTAGTAAAGAACCTCCTTATTCTCCAAAATATGCCGGAGAGTTTTTCTATATGCCTTATGACGGGGATTTTATGGAATTGGTCAATATTTATACCGCAGAGGAAATAGGAAACCCACGAACTTCCACCACTTCTTTTCTTGGAACAGGAAGCTACCGGGGGGTTGCCGATTCTTATATAAATGTGCCTCTTAATGACGCTGATCTTGGCAATGAATTTAGTGCAGCATTTTGGTATAAACTAAGTGCAGATGAAGCCCGTGCCGGGATCCTTGTGGCAGGTGATGATGCAACAGATCGTAAACAGGGCTTCCGTCTTTTCAGAGAAGGGTCTGGTACCACACAAACTATTAAATTAAATGTAGGAACAGGCACTGGAGAAAGCTGGAATGATGGTGGAAGTATTGATGTTACAGGAGAGTGGGTACATATCGCATTTAGTATAAGTGCTACAGAAAGTATTTTGTATGTGAACGGTATGCCATTACGCACTGGAACCATGTCTGCGCCTATAGACTGGACGGGTGTTGAGGAGCTAACTGTTGGTGCGGGTGGGGAAACCTTTAGTTACTGGAATCATAAATCTGATACCAATAGCTTAATCGACGAATTAAGACTTTTTAATAATGTACTATCCCAAAGCGATATTCAAAATTTGATCAACGCTTCAGCGGTTACGTTACATATGCCTTTTGACGGCCAATTTAAAGATATGGTCTCAAATCGTGAAGTAACAGTTGTAGGAACACCCGGCTTTGCAGGGGAAAGTAAAAAAGGAAGTGATGCCTACGCGGGCGCTGCCGATTCATATCTTACGCTACCTTCAGCAGGTTTACTGGGTGAGGAGTTTAGTGCAACTTTCTGGTATAAATTAAATGCCGACCCAAATAGAGCAGGTATTATAGTAGTAGGACCGGAAGATTCAGGCAATGCAGGATTTCCACAGACACAGAATAACAGAAAGTTCGGATTTAGATTTTTCCGTGAAAACGGAGCAGCCGGGCATCAACGTTTTAAACTGAATGTTGGTAATGGTACTGCTGATACCTGGGTTGATGGCGGTGCAGCTGCCGATGTTGCCAATGATGCAGGCTGGGTACATTTAGCTTTCACAATATCGCGAACTTCAGCCATTGTGTATATAAATGGAGTAGCGGTTAAAGAATCTGCTTTCAGCGGTATAGACTGGACCGGAACCGATCTGGTTTCTATAATGTCCGGGGCTCCAAGGTTCACAGAATGGGGTCACTTGTCTGACCAAAGTTATATGGATGAGTTACGCTTTTATAACAAAGTTCTTACTCCTACCGAAATTCAGGATGCAATGTCCAATTAA
- a CDS encoding RagB/SusD family nutrient uptake outer membrane protein, which produces MKKYNSTKILFLFLLMGVGFSSCHDKLDLREGQLNTGDLDYTDASLMIQPLIGAYYEMATRGWEEPLLLGVRGDDVNAGGLGDQQPFADTDMYQYDKDYWMYNSLWNVHYNDIINMNTAILQLENFREFADEANANLANQYIAEIMVMRAYLHFNLARVWEDIFIITSNQPEEELQAGVSSKAAVMQFISDEMDMAILDLPDLRPNERTDIRGGVTRYTAYAVKALANQELENYNEVASATGAIISSGKFSLFPDFYQLFKMPGELSNESLLELQYSDYGTPSGDALYHLYAPFGPQNWTPARANAQSGWGFYEPSLKFIKFMLDRNEQVRLQTSVLFTNRGIARLQADGYTNLPSFVNNTTPSGDVINDFERGLFSSGKHYLPSVQLTPGRNDYSAGKNMIVIRYAEILLMYAEAVTLGGTPSAISADEAVNLVRNRAGLPSITGVTHAQVLDEKFAELAMEWGIRYYDMIRHDKYAELSYDGRTFTADKEYLPYPQAQIDALPLGTSATMNSILNQLN; this is translated from the coding sequence ATGAAAAAATATAATTCAACAAAAATTCTTTTTCTCTTCCTGTTAATGGGAGTGGGATTTAGCTCGTGCCACGATAAATTGGATTTACGGGAAGGTCAATTAAATACAGGCGACCTTGATTATACAGATGCCAGTTTAATGATCCAACCTCTAATTGGTGCCTATTATGAGATGGCCACCCGGGGATGGGAAGAACCTCTTTTATTAGGGGTAAGAGGGGATGATGTAAATGCCGGAGGTTTAGGTGATCAACAACCCTTTGCCGATACTGATATGTACCAATACGATAAGGATTATTGGATGTACAACTCCCTATGGAATGTACATTACAATGATATCATCAACATGAACACGGCCATTTTACAGCTTGAAAATTTCAGGGAATTTGCCGATGAAGCCAATGCTAACCTGGCGAACCAGTACATTGCCGAAATTATGGTTATGAGAGCCTATTTACACTTTAACCTGGCTAGAGTGTGGGAAGATATTTTCATTATTACTTCAAATCAGCCGGAAGAGGAACTTCAGGCAGGTGTTTCGTCTAAAGCAGCGGTAATGCAGTTTATTTCAGATGAAATGGATATGGCAATCCTGGATCTGCCAGATCTTAGGCCTAATGAAAGAACAGACATTCGGGGTGGGGTAACTCGTTATACCGCTTATGCCGTAAAAGCGCTGGCAAACCAAGAACTGGAAAATTATAATGAAGTGGCAAGTGCTACGGGGGCAATTATAAGCTCAGGAAAGTTTTCATTGTTTCCGGATTTTTATCAACTTTTCAAAATGCCCGGAGAATTAAGTAATGAAAGCCTATTGGAATTACAATATTCAGATTATGGAACTCCTTCAGGTGATGCGCTTTATCATTTATATGCGCCATTTGGTCCTCAAAACTGGACTCCGGCACGCGCTAATGCACAAAGCGGATGGGGTTTTTATGAGCCAAGTTTGAAATTTATAAAATTTATGCTTGATCGTAATGAACAGGTAAGACTACAAACTAGTGTCTTATTTACCAACAGGGGAATTGCCAGACTTCAGGCAGATGGATATACAAATCTTCCTTCCTTTGTAAATAATACCACACCCTCTGGCGATGTGATCAACGATTTTGAAAGGGGACTCTTTTCCAGCGGGAAACATTATTTGCCTTCTGTTCAATTAACTCCTGGAAGAAATGATTATAGTGCAGGAAAAAATATGATAGTAATTCGCTATGCCGAGATCCTATTGATGTATGCAGAAGCTGTTACTCTTGGAGGAACGCCTAGTGCGATATCTGCGGATGAAGCAGTAAATTTAGTAAGAAACCGGGCAGGTCTCCCATCAATTACCGGTGTGACCCATGCCCAGGTACTTGATGAAAAATTTGCTGAACTAGCCATGGAATGGGGAATCAGGTACTATGACATGATACGCCACGATAAGTATGCAGAATTAAGCTACGACGGTAGAACTTTTACTGCAGATAAAGAATATTTGCCTTATCCACAGGCGCAAATTGATGCCTTGCCCCTTGGGACTAGTGCTACGATGAATTCAATATTAAATCAGCTAAATTAA
- a CDS encoding SusC/RagA family TonB-linked outer membrane protein, whose amino-acid sequence MKLKLLFLLVFLVSVPGIAQQTKTVTGTILDANDVPLPGAEVKVVGKEIFDVTNFDGEFTLNNVVVGDVFRVTFLGFQAQEFTISTANTFVINLQEDAGVLDEVVLIGYGTAKKRDLTGSIATVNAEEIEKTPTANIMQSLQGKVSGVQIVNAGSPGDSPTVRIRGVGTFGDATNVLYVVDGALYDNIDFLNTKDIKSVNILKDASSSAIYGVRAANGVVIIETKSGRLNQKVQFEYDGYTGIQRAQNVVKLANTEQFYTMAVESGSQADVNFIQNAIQRYGRSRINPNLPDVNTDWYREILRDGLMQNHSISASGGGEKVAYAVGANYTSQEGILDMKNEYERFNIRSKVDVDISDRFKAGVNTIFSNATKYAPENAAWFRAYFAVPLMPVIDELNTTSGPTRYSNAQVLGYRGTQNPFQDLAYNQNRLKIRKLLATMFLQYEIIDNKLDIKTTYSHDYSSLEERNVNLPYTLGNNFERRSSIRRANNNFSNQFWDNVLTYNDTYGDHDLTVMLGASFRDEASNTFSARGFDIAGIGLETSWYLDFADQDSFSNNVSEVGRRFYGMSYFGRVAYDFKDKYLLYATLRADGSSKFTLDPWGYFPSVGLGWVISDEEFLANNNFVDFLKLRASWGKLGNDNVAASAGSNTINVITTPIDNQPRPGLTATSVFSNNTWEVIEEKNFGLNLETFNNRLSIDADYYIRDTHDAILPVYIPIVNRSVDRNSGVIRNEGLELSANWNQQVNQDFRFRIGANFTTLKNEAIQIEDERGYIDSGTAEFRQRTTLGGPLLGFFGYERIGVYQNEQQISNDPIAVANSLVPGDLIYKDQNGDGVIDDADRVILGSFLPKYTYGGSIGMTYKAFEFSMDVFAQTGNKILNRKRGEIIFTQDTNMDADLAINRWHGEGTSNSYPSSAGLRKAWNQKLSDFWVEDGDFFRIQNVQVAYNIITDNLPHTRIYFTAEKPLSVFNYNGFNPEVPNGVDRQTYPVPAIYTLGVNLKF is encoded by the coding sequence ATGAAATTAAAATTATTATTCCTTCTTGTGTTTCTGGTAAGCGTCCCAGGGATTGCACAACAAACAAAGACCGTGACCGGTACAATTCTGGATGCAAATGATGTGCCGCTTCCAGGTGCTGAAGTTAAGGTGGTAGGAAAGGAGATCTTTGACGTTACAAATTTTGATGGAGAATTTACACTAAATAATGTAGTGGTTGGTGATGTTTTCAGGGTAACCTTTCTAGGGTTTCAAGCCCAGGAATTCACGATCTCCACAGCAAATACTTTTGTAATTAATTTACAGGAAGATGCTGGGGTGTTAGACGAAGTAGTACTTATAGGATATGGTACTGCAAAAAAGAGGGATCTTACAGGATCCATTGCTACAGTTAATGCAGAAGAGATTGAAAAAACCCCCACAGCCAATATTATGCAGTCACTGCAGGGGAAAGTTTCCGGGGTACAAATTGTGAATGCAGGTTCTCCCGGAGATTCACCAACGGTGAGAATTAGAGGGGTAGGTACATTTGGAGATGCTACCAATGTTTTATATGTAGTGGATGGTGCTCTATATGACAATATAGATTTCCTTAATACGAAGGATATAAAATCTGTAAACATTTTGAAAGATGCTTCCTCCTCTGCTATTTACGGTGTAAGGGCGGCCAATGGGGTAGTTATTATCGAAACAAAATCTGGACGATTAAATCAAAAGGTTCAATTTGAATACGATGGGTATACAGGGATCCAGCGAGCACAAAATGTTGTGAAACTTGCCAACACAGAGCAATTTTATACCATGGCCGTGGAATCAGGTTCTCAGGCCGATGTGAATTTTATTCAGAATGCCATACAGCGTTATGGCCGAAGCCGTATTAACCCTAATCTTCCTGATGTGAATACAGATTGGTATAGAGAAATACTCAGAGATGGATTAATGCAAAACCATAGTATTTCTGCATCGGGTGGAGGTGAAAAGGTAGCCTATGCCGTAGGTGCTAACTATACTTCGCAGGAGGGGATCCTTGATATGAAAAATGAATATGAACGTTTTAATATACGTTCAAAGGTAGATGTTGATATCTCTGACCGCTTTAAAGCCGGGGTAAATACTATTTTTAGTAATGCCACAAAATATGCTCCTGAAAATGCAGCCTGGTTTAGGGCTTACTTCGCCGTACCACTTATGCCGGTAATTGATGAACTAAATACAACTTCAGGTCCAACCCGATATTCAAATGCGCAGGTACTTGGTTATCGAGGAACTCAAAATCCATTTCAGGACCTTGCATATAATCAAAACAGGCTTAAAATAAGGAAGTTGCTAGCTACGATGTTCTTACAATATGAGATCATTGATAATAAACTTGATATAAAAACTACCTACAGCCACGATTATTCATCCCTGGAAGAAAGGAATGTAAATTTACCTTATACCCTGGGCAATAACTTTGAAAGAAGGTCCAGCATAAGAAGAGCAAATAATAATTTCTCCAATCAATTTTGGGATAATGTACTTACCTATAATGATACTTATGGAGATCACGATCTTACAGTTATGTTAGGTGCATCCTTTAGAGATGAAGCCAGCAATACATTTTCAGCAAGAGGTTTTGATATTGCAGGAATTGGGCTGGAAACCAGCTGGTATCTGGATTTTGCAGATCAGGATTCCTTCAGCAATAATGTGAGTGAAGTAGGAAGAAGGTTCTATGGAATGTCTTATTTTGGAAGGGTTGCTTATGATTTTAAAGACAAATATTTATTATATGCCACTCTTAGGGCAGATGGGTCATCTAAGTTTACATTAGATCCTTGGGGATATTTCCCATCTGTAGGTTTAGGATGGGTAATTTCTGATGAAGAATTCCTTGCCAATAATAATTTCGTAGATTTTTTAAAGCTACGTGCCAGCTGGGGTAAACTTGGAAATGATAATGTAGCTGCCAGTGCAGGGTCAAATACCATAAATGTGATCACCACACCTATCGATAATCAACCCCGTCCCGGTCTTACAGCTACCAGTGTATTTTCAAATAATACATGGGAGGTTATTGAAGAAAAGAACTTTGGTTTGAATTTGGAAACTTTCAATAACAGATTATCAATAGATGCCGATTATTACATTAGAGACACCCACGATGCAATTTTACCCGTATATATTCCAATTGTTAACCGTAGTGTAGATAGAAACTCTGGAGTAATTAGAAATGAAGGGCTGGAATTAAGTGCAAACTGGAACCAGCAGGTTAACCAGGATTTTAGATTTAGAATAGGTGCCAATTTCACTACCCTTAAAAATGAGGCTATTCAAATTGAGGATGAAAGAGGTTATATAGATTCAGGTACGGCTGAGTTTAGACAGAGAACTACGCTGGGTGGGCCATTATTAGGGTTCTTTGGTTATGAGCGTATAGGGGTATATCAAAATGAACAGCAAATTAGCAATGACCCAATTGCGGTGGCTAATAGCCTTGTTCCGGGAGATCTTATTTATAAGGATCAGAATGGAGATGGTGTGATAGATGATGCTGACCGGGTAATCCTGGGATCATTTCTTCCTAAATATACCTATGGAGGAAGTATAGGAATGACCTATAAGGCGTTTGAGTTTTCAATGGATGTGTTTGCTCAAACCGGGAACAAGATCCTGAACCGTAAAAGAGGTGAGATCATTTTTACTCAGGACACCAATATGGATGCCGATCTTGCCATAAACAGATGGCATGGTGAGGGAACAAGTAACAGTTACCCTTCATCTGCAGGATTGCGGAAGGCCTGGAATCAAAAATTAAGTGATTTCTGGGTAGAGGATGGAGACTTCTTCCGAATTCAAAATGTGCAGGTGGCTTATAATATAATTACAGATAATTTACCCCACACCAGAATTTATTTTACTGCGGAAAAACCCTTATCTGTCTTTAATTATAACGGGTTTAATCCTGAAGTTCCTAATGGTGTTGACAGGCAAACTTATCCTGTACCGGCCATCTATACTCTAGGAGTTAATTTAAAATTCTAA
- a CDS encoding helix-turn-helix and ligand-binding sensor domain-containing protein yields the protein MRIILPFVLILLLLQFKISFSQELTQPIQNFSSVQYGAASQNWDVVIDSRGIIYSANNEGLLSFDGQKWELHPLPSGAIVRSVYAHQERVYTGSYQEFGYWARNRKGELKYTSLMPLLKDYEMHNEEIWDILSFQGSIYFRSFGALYKYDQEKIIPVKNLVLNSMQVFNGKLILAIGKQGIFSLEENGELSPLPKQEILKGKTVIELEKDGKDLLIGTRNALYKFDGETFSLYEDSNLNGLLERYELNHILRISDVELVFATVKNGIIQYNKNLKNSRIYNRNSGLQNNTVLGMAVRNGKIWLGLDNGIDAINLSSPVNFYTDDTGELGAVYDVAFHNSQIYLASNTGVYQLNNNGLSLIEGAEGHSWNLEIINNQLYSNHNTGTYRIENLKFIPVESRTGSFDIIKAPENAGALLIGNYTGISIYSPENGDLWELNEVNFPVRKLIYENPGVIWASHPYEGVYRIGLENDLKEHKFIRKIGNPNKKGNYRADVFKVNNQIAVLKDNTWFKYNSFTDSLEIFGDLKDYQNHRLLVEANNGYWFTNVNTNGLVYTDFKDLKLQLSFKELNGRLVKGNEKVIPFNDSIFYLTLNDGFARINLNDLVREKKNENLSEPIIYHFSGSGQSYDLTSIPTIPYTTAREVVIGVALPDSDASGLFYELQGRNGLKGKVENGEIKFQNLAYGDYILMVYALSPQGVSSNTSKIEFSVMPPWYLSNLVKFFYLLIFLFLIGMIYWFNRLKLKKHRRTLEQKYQKEHEERLYKIEKERLMGEINSKRKELANTTLLGARKNEVLMEIQGELSKDKDKFSNQFRLKHIMNKINREIKNKDEWNLFETNFNELHEDFFKDLLSTYPKLSNKDLKLCSYLKMNMSSKEIAPLMGITVRGVEVHRYRLRKKMKLDPKENLTNFFIKNF from the coding sequence GTGAGAATTATATTGCCTTTCGTCCTGATCCTGTTGCTGTTACAGTTTAAAATTTCTTTTTCGCAGGAGTTGACCCAGCCTATACAAAATTTTTCTTCCGTTCAATATGGGGCTGCAAGTCAGAATTGGGATGTAGTAATTGATTCCCGGGGAATAATTTATTCGGCAAATAATGAAGGTTTACTGAGTTTTGATGGGCAAAAGTGGGAATTACATCCGTTACCATCTGGTGCCATAGTGAGATCTGTCTATGCACACCAGGAACGGGTGTATACAGGTTCTTATCAGGAATTTGGTTACTGGGCCCGAAACCGGAAAGGTGAATTGAAATATACTTCCCTAATGCCCTTATTAAAAGATTATGAAATGCACAATGAGGAGATCTGGGATATTCTCTCCTTCCAGGGATCTATATATTTCAGATCTTTTGGTGCCCTTTATAAATATGATCAGGAAAAAATAATTCCGGTAAAGAATCTGGTTTTAAATTCTATGCAGGTATTTAATGGAAAGCTAATTCTTGCCATTGGGAAACAAGGAATATTTTCGCTTGAAGAAAACGGGGAACTTTCCCCTCTGCCGAAACAGGAAATCCTGAAGGGCAAAACCGTAATAGAGCTGGAAAAGGACGGAAAAGACCTTTTAATTGGGACAAGAAATGCTCTATATAAATTTGACGGAGAAACATTTAGTCTTTATGAGGACAGCAACCTAAATGGCTTGCTGGAGAGATATGAACTTAATCATATTTTAAGGATCTCAGATGTTGAACTTGTTTTTGCTACTGTTAAGAACGGGATCATTCAGTACAATAAAAATCTGAAAAACTCCCGCATATATAATCGTAATAGTGGTTTACAGAATAACACAGTGCTGGGAATGGCAGTAAGAAACGGAAAGATATGGTTAGGTCTGGATAATGGAATAGATGCCATTAACTTGTCTTCACCCGTAAATTTTTATACAGATGATACGGGAGAATTGGGAGCGGTGTACGATGTGGCATTCCATAATTCTCAAATATACCTGGCAAGTAATACCGGGGTGTATCAGTTAAATAACAACGGACTTTCACTTATTGAAGGCGCCGAGGGTCATAGCTGGAATCTGGAGATAATTAATAACCAACTTTACAGTAATCATAATACCGGAACCTATAGGATTGAAAATCTAAAATTCATACCTGTGGAAAGCAGGACGGGAAGTTTTGATATTATAAAGGCTCCCGAGAATGCAGGAGCCCTTCTTATTGGTAACTATACCGGAATAAGTATTTATTCCCCGGAAAATGGGGATTTGTGGGAACTTAATGAGGTGAATTTTCCCGTGAGAAAATTAATATATGAAAATCCCGGAGTGATTTGGGCATCCCATCCTTATGAAGGGGTGTACCGAATTGGATTAGAGAATGACCTCAAAGAACATAAATTCATTAGGAAAATAGGAAATCCAAACAAAAAAGGAAATTATAGGGCCGATGTTTTTAAGGTCAATAACCAGATTGCCGTGTTGAAAGATAACACTTGGTTTAAATATAATTCCTTTACTGATTCTCTGGAGATCTTTGGGGACCTTAAGGATTATCAAAACCACAGATTATTGGTCGAAGCCAACAATGGCTATTGGTTCACAAACGTTAATACAAATGGACTGGTGTATACAGATTTTAAGGATTTAAAATTGCAGCTGTCGTTCAAAGAATTAAATGGAAGACTGGTTAAAGGGAATGAAAAAGTAATTCCCTTCAATGATTCGATCTTTTACCTCACCTTAAATGATGGCTTTGCCAGAATAAATCTTAATGATTTGGTGAGGGAAAAGAAGAATGAGAATTTAAGTGAACCTATTATTTACCATTTTTCAGGATCTGGCCAAAGCTATGATCTCACTTCTATACCTACTATTCCATATACCACGGCCCGGGAAGTTGTAATAGGAGTGGCTTTGCCCGACTCTGATGCTTCCGGCCTTTTTTATGAGCTGCAAGGAAGAAATGGCCTTAAAGGCAAAGTGGAAAACGGTGAAATTAAATTCCAGAATCTTGCATATGGAGATTATATTTTGATGGTCTACGCCTTGAGTCCGCAGGGGGTATCTTCAAATACCAGCAAAATTGAATTTTCTGTAATGCCGCCCTGGTACCTTTCAAACCTGGTTAAATTCTTCTATCTCCTTATATTCCTGTTTCTAATAGGTATGATTTATTGGTTCAACCGCCTCAAACTTAAAAAACACAGGAGAACCCTGGAACAGAAATATCAAAAAGAACATGAGGAACGGCTCTACAAAATAGAGAAGGAACGGCTTATGGGTGAAATTAACAGCAAACGGAAAGAATTAGCCAATACTACACTCCTTGGTGCCCGGAAAAATGAAGTGTTAATGGAGATTCAGGGGGAGTTAAGCAAGGATAAAGATAAATTCTCCAACCAGTTCCGTTTAAAACATATTATGAATAAGATTAATCGGGAGATCAAAAATAAAGATGAATGGAATTTATTCGAAACCAATTTTAATGAGTTACATGAAGATTTTTTTAAGGATCTTTTAAGCACCTACCCAAAGCTTAGCAATAAGGATTTAAAATTATGCTCTTATCTCAAAATGAACATGTCGTCCAAGGAGATTGCACCTCTCATGGGAATCACGGTAAGGGGTGTTGAAGTACACCGATACCGCTTAAGAAAGAAGATGAAACTTGACCCAAAGGAAAACCTCACTAACTTTTTTATTAAAAATTTTTAA
- a CDS encoding sulfatase family protein, with product MKLLFKPLSLLILVCCIMTSCNKKKEEAEKEQVKKRPNIVFIMTDDHATQAISAYGHPVSQLAPTPNIDRIAKNGAKFNSNFCTNSICGPSRAVILTGKHSHINGFRMNGDVFDGSQATLPKYLKEAGYRTALFGKWHLHGLPEGFDAWNILVDQGNYYNPDFIQGKDTTRIEGYATDIVTEMGLKWLKENGNSGEPFMLMVQHKAPHRNWMPALRHLNLYDTVKFPLPDTYYPDFKNQVAAQQQQQTIYKDMYEGHDLKMTMEKGSDSLRHNPWTTDFHRMTRAQRDTWDKAYRSKNDAFHDANLTGKDLAEWKGQRYLQDYLATVASVDEGVGKILDYLEESGLAENTIFVYTTDQGFYLGEKGFFDKRFMYEESLAMPLLIQYPQEIPAGSEVTALTQNLDFAPTFLDFAGANIPEEMQGKSMRALLSQNSSGEDFRDAIYYHYYDFPAFHMVKRHYGVRTHRYKLMHFYDDIDEWEMYDLEKDPQELKNIYEDPAYAGIRKELHNRLDALQKKYQVTSTEFEKNPKEKIDRAYKNFERLAGKSK from the coding sequence ATGAAACTTCTCTTTAAACCACTTTCGCTGTTAATTTTGGTATGTTGTATAATGACCTCCTGCAACAAAAAGAAAGAAGAAGCAGAAAAGGAACAGGTAAAGAAAAGGCCAAACATTGTTTTTATAATGACTGATGATCACGCAACCCAGGCAATTAGTGCCTATGGTCATCCTGTAAGTCAACTAGCCCCTACTCCCAATATTGACCGTATTGCCAAAAACGGCGCAAAATTCAACAGCAATTTTTGTACGAACTCCATCTGCGGTCCCAGCCGGGCAGTTATACTTACCGGGAAACACAGCCACATTAATGGCTTTAGAATGAATGGGGATGTTTTTGACGGTTCTCAGGCCACTTTACCAAAATATTTGAAGGAGGCAGGCTATCGTACCGCTCTCTTTGGAAAATGGCATCTACATGGGCTTCCGGAAGGCTTTGACGCATGGAATATTTTAGTAGATCAGGGAAATTATTATAATCCCGATTTTATACAAGGGAAGGATACCACCCGTATTGAAGGCTATGCAACCGATATTGTAACCGAAATGGGCCTTAAATGGTTGAAGGAAAATGGAAATAGCGGAGAGCCCTTTATGTTAATGGTGCAGCACAAGGCTCCGCACCGTAACTGGATGCCGGCCCTGCGCCACCTTAATCTATATGATACCGTTAAATTTCCATTACCGGATACATATTATCCGGACTTTAAAAATCAGGTAGCTGCACAACAACAGCAGCAAACAATTTATAAGGACATGTATGAGGGTCATGACCTTAAAATGACCATGGAAAAAGGAAGCGATTCTCTGCGTCATAATCCATGGACTACAGATTTTCACCGAATGACACGAGCCCAAAGGGATACCTGGGACAAAGCATACCGCTCTAAAAATGATGCTTTTCACGATGCTAATCTTACAGGGAAAGACCTGGCAGAATGGAAGGGACAACGTTATCTTCAGGATTACCTCGCTACGGTTGCTTCTGTGGATGAAGGAGTGGGAAAAATCCTGGATTACCTGGAGGAAAGCGGGCTCGCAGAAAACACCATTTTTGTTTATACGACGGACCAGGGATTCTATTTGGGGGAAAAGGGATTTTTTGACAAGCGATTCATGTATGAAGAATCCCTGGCTATGCCCTTACTTATCCAATATCCCCAGGAAATACCGGCCGGAAGTGAAGTAACGGCCCTTACCCAGAATCTCGATTTCGCTCCAACATTTCTCGATTTTGCAGGAGCTAATATTCCGGAAGAAATGCAGGGAAAATCCATGAGAGCCCTTCTTTCTCAAAATTCATCTGGGGAGGATTTCAGGGATGCTATTTATTACCATTATTATGATTTCCCTGCCTTCCATATGGTAAAGCGGCATTATGGCGTGCGCACACACCGGTATAAATTAATGCACTTTTATGATGATATTGATGAATGGGAAATGTACGATCTTGAAAAAGATCCCCAGGAACTTAAAAACATTTATGAAGATCCCGCCTATGCAGGGATAAGAAAAGAATTACATAACAGGCTTGATGCACTGCAAAAAAAATATCAGGTTACTTCTACTGAATTTGAAAAGAATCCTAAAGAAAAGATCGACCGCGCCTACAAAAATTTTGAAAGACTGGCAGGGAAATCTAAATGA